Proteins from one Phocoena sinus isolate mPhoSin1 chromosome 8, mPhoSin1.pri, whole genome shotgun sequence genomic window:
- the LOC116758301 gene encoding lysine-specific demethylase 4D-like, which yields MKAMKSKSNWAQNPSCSIMVFHPTKEEFNDFDKYIAYMESQGAHRAGVAKVIPPKDWKARKTYDDIDDILIAAPLQQVISGRAGVFTQHHKKTKAMTVREYRRLTNSEKHQTPFYSDFEELERKYWKTRPYGSPVYGADVSGSLFNENTKQWNLGHLGTIQDLLEQECGVVIEGVNTPYLYFGMWKTAFAWHTEDMDLYSINYLHFGEPKTWYAVPPEHGRRLERLARELFPGSSRGCEAFLRHKVALISPTVLKDNGIPFGRVTQEAGEFIVTFPYGYHSGFNHGFNCAEAINFASPRWIDYGKVASQCSCGEARVTFSMDAFVHILQPERYELWKRGQDRIVVDHRRPTEPSSQGLNAWREVRASCGAAPGPRHHQPRRARRPRVPVFLDGGTRPLVPVPAVSRRTSPARDSCSATQFDAAATCTSGEPGPTQPSTPGPSAPDGHPAGRCGPRRRPWEQGTQDPTAPPRAKRRLSLDIAQDPEAQPMPVDAPSPDNADPLSPGLQHPDKASGCGCGPVP from the coding sequence ATGAAAGCTATGAAGTCTAAGTCCAACTGGGCCCAGAATCCAAGTTGTAGCATAATGGTATTTCATCCAACCAAAGAAGAGTTTAATGATTTCGATAAATACATTGCTTATATGGAATCCCAAGGTGCACACCGAGCAGGCGTGGCCAAGGTAATTCCACCCAAGGACTGGAAAGCCAGAAAGACCTATGATGATATCGATGACATCTTAATAGCCGCTCCCCTCCAGCAGGTGATTTCTGGGAGGGCAGGTGTGTTTACTCAGCACCACAAAAAGACGAAAGCCATGACCGTGCGTGAGTATCGCCGCTTAACAAACAGTGAAAAACACCAGACTCCATTCTACTCTGATTTTGAGGAACTGGAGCGAAAATATTGGAAAACACGCCCCTATGGTTCACCAGTATATGGGGCTGACGTCAGTGGCTCCTTATTCAATGAAAACACGAAGCAGTGGAACCTTGGACACCTGGGAACCATTCAGGACCTGCTGGAACAGGAGTGCGGAGTGGTCATCGAAGGCGTCAACACCCCCTATCTTTACTTCGGCATGTGGAAGACCGCCTTTGCCTGGCACACGGAGGACATGGACCTTTACAGCATCAACTACCTGCACTTCGGGGAGCCCAAGACTTGGTACGCGGTGCCCCCGGAGCACGGCCGGCGCCTGGAACGCCTGGCCAGGGAGCTTTTCCCGGGCAGCTCGCGGGGCTGTGAGGCCTTCCTGCGGCACAAGGTGGCTCTCATCTCGCCCACGGTCCTCAAGGACAACGGCATCCCCTTCGGTCGGGTCACTCAGGAGGCTGGAGAGTTCATAGTGACGTTTCCCTATGGCTACCACTCTGGCTTCAACCACGGCTTTAACTGTGCGGAAGCCATCAATTTCGCCTCCCCGCGCTGGATCGATTACGGCAAAGTGGCGTCGCAGTGCAGCTGCGGGGAGGCCCGGGTCACCTTCTCTATGGACGCCTTCGTGCACATCCTGCAACCGGAGCGCTACGAGCTGTGGAAACGCGGGCAGGACCGGATCGTGGTGGACCACAGGCGGCCCACGGAGCCCAGCAGCCAGGGCCTGAACGCCTGGAGGGAGGTTCGCGCCTCCTGCGGAGCTGCTCCGGGCCCGAGGCACCACCAGCCACGCCGCGCTCGGCGCCCACGTGTGCCTGTATTCCTGGACGGTGGGACCCGCCCCCTAGTCCCTGTGCCTGCTGTGTCCCGGCGCACCTCGCCGGCCCGGGATTCTTGCTCGGCCACCCAGTTCGATGCTGCGGCCACCTGCACCTCCGGGGAGCCCGGCCCGACCCAGCCGTCGACCCCAGGTCCATCCGCCCCGGATGGCCACCCAGCTGGAAGATGTGGCCCTCGTCGTCGTCCTTGGGAACAGGGGACTCAGGATCCAACTGCTCCCCCCAGGGCTAAGAGGAGGCTTTCCTTGGACATTGCTCAGGACCCAGAGGCTCAGCCCATGCCTGTGGATGCACCCTCGCCGGACAACGCTGACCCGCTCAGCCCAGGGCTCCAGCATCCCGACAAGGCTTCTGGGTGTGGTTGTGGCCCTGTCCCCTAA